GAAGGAGTGCAATTCTGGTATATAGTTCAAGCTCAATGTAACCAACCGTGGATACACAGAGCAAAACgctattaattatttaatagtAACTTACAAACTGTTGTATCCTAGAGATATATGTCTTGTGAGTGAGTTCGAACCTGTCAAGGTGTTGCATTGAGGGTTTCAGCTTCTAGGCTATATTGCAATGAATCTAACTAAATGCCGAGGTGAAGGTGCTTGTCATTGAGAACTCAATACCCCCAACCTTTTTTCCAACGAGGGCAGTGAAACCAACATCTCGATCTAATCAAGAATATTACATGCTATGTCAGACCCAGCTGGAACATGTTAGGTGGAACCTGGGAACTGCTataatatcaataaaaaaagagtCAAATCTTTAAAACTTTAAAAGATGATGCCTTGCCTAGTGACAGTCACTAACCCACGGATCCAACAGGCCAAAAACAGTGACATAAATTGAAAGTTCATCATAATATTTTTAGCAGTaatatataaaaacctaaaagaaaCATTGACACCAGTATTAAATATAGACTTGTATAAAATTTATAAGCTCATGGTGAATGGCTCATCCATCTATTCATGCATGTATCTTATTAATgtacataataataataataaatgggaGATACAGCTGCTGCATCTATAGTTTGCAATCTACAGTGTTGGGTAGACCCATTCCCCCCTAACAACATGTTTCACTTCCGAGATTCCTTTAGTAGGTCCACATCTTGTATTTGCTACATCAAGCCATACACTATCTGGCATAATTATTCCTGTTTAAGCTTTGTTTCTAAGCCATGCTAAAGACAGGTCTTTTTACCCATTAAAACTAAGGAAAATACATTTTCCATCTCAGATGTAGGATCAGAAACTTCTGACTTTGTCCACCAAGCAATGTGCTCGTCAGGTCTAACTAAAATGGCTCCTCTGTCTGTCATCTCACAGATGTCCCAccatgatggtgatggtgatgctctCCTAATCTCCTCAACATGAATACAATCCTTGCTTGACATTAAAGCAGTTTTATTTGCATCTATTTCCTTTACAGAACCAGGTGGCCACATGACACATATCTTCAGAGAAACTCCGAATCCATCTACCACCTTGAGAGCAGCTTGAGCAAGGTTGTAAGACTCATTCTTTGGTGCTATAATGAGAAGAAACTCAACTTTATCTCCAGACACCAGATCCAAAGTAGAAAAAACCTCCTACAAGAAGCCAGGGTAATGACAAATTACCATAACAATACTACCAAAAGCAAAGGTACCCAGTTAGATGATCATCTCATTTGTAAGCCCAAATCTAGGCATCTTATGCCAAAATGAACCCAGTTGGATGATTATAACCATCTAATCATCAGACATTTTCTCTGTACATACCCCACAACATATAATATCTGACTGtccaaataaacataaaatatcAGATGTTGACAATCATATTACCTGGTTAACTTTGTTAAAACAGTTCCTATGCAGTACATCATCAAATAATATGTACAACCTACTCACATGAAAACCACCTGTCGAACCATTTGCAGATGGCTGGACCCTTGGttcataaaacaaaacaaatacatACCTCACTCGATAACTTCGGCAACATTCTGACATTCATATGAGGCAACCGCAACCCTGGCTCTGCAGAGGGAACATAGTCCCTCCTACGACCATTAGGTGCTTCAGATGCATGTGATGCTTTATAATTCTCAGGAACAAGCGCTCCTTCAAGATACCTAATATCAATATATGGAGTTAGAACAGTGAAGAGCTTAGTGAGTTCAGTAAATACATCGCAATTATCCTGGTGGTGAAGCTGATACTAGTACTCCAAACATCAGAAGTTATGAGAATTTAAATAATTCAATGAGTTCAATCAGCAAGCAAGGTGGACTTCTAATAAAAGTAGGCCATGTTTATTAAACAGTCTAAGACAGTGATCCACTTCGACTCTGTTTGATTGCAAGTGAAGGCAAACAAAAGGAACTGAAACtagtttaaaaaagaaaatctgaGTACTTTGTAATCATGATTATACATTCTTACCAAATATTGTAACTAAACTTTTCAAATGAAATCTTTATGTTCCCATTCAACTCCAAGGAGTTGGACAAAAAGTAATGTAAAAAAGTAAGGAgaagagttttctgtccggAAGCGTGGCCTCTACACCAGcgcaggggccaatgagagcgcatgcAGGAGCATCAAAAGAGGTGAAATTTCCACCTTACATGTGGGCAGGgccggtcatttcaccccatcaTCTGTCTGGGCACAGGAGCCATGCTCCCGGACTGTCCTTTTTCCCAAAAGTTTActagaaatataaattttttgaaatcgTTACACAATCATTGTTGGTAaggattacaaaagtttctgtTTTACAAttgtttcatttcatttccATTCCTGTCACTTGCAGCCAGATAGAGTCGAATTGAATTTTGGAGCAAAATTTGCTTAGCAGAGGGAAGCCATCCACCATTGCATGAAGCTATAGCATAACTCTATGAACTCAGGTTAGTATTAGTTGCATCAAGTAGGTCAACCATTTGGGGGAGTGCCAGGTTTAGCCCGCACCATTCCCACCTGAACTTGTCGCATCAACTTGATCAAGTATCTGGTTACCAAGGTGAATAAAACCCCCTTCCACAACGAGGTGCGTTTACACTGTAACTTTACAGTTTAGGTACCAAGTTAGCCAGAACACATTCTGCAGCATAGCAAAGGAGATCTTTTGgtgatttaaaataaaaaagccaCTGAGACCTGAAACCAAGATCTTCAGCAGGAAACTGAAGCTGGAGGCTCTTTCCTTCATCAAATATACGCCTCAGTTTGGCAAGCCTCAAAGAACCAAGAGGGTTATTGTCATTCAGAAGAGATTCTGAAACTTGTGCACGACCAGCAGCAAAGATTCCATCCAAGATTGCTCTTTGTACGCCAGATGGTAGAATGGAACCCATCCCACTGTTGATTATTCGATGTACTGTCAAACCAGCACCGAATAACAAAGTTACATGGAGCTGTGCATTCTGCGCTAAAAACTGGACATAGAATGGAAGTTGTCAGTTCTATTTTACCAGAATTTGCAGCAGCTGGGTCAAGACCAAGAGCAGTAGGAACTGCCATGGCGGCTTTAAAGTTCTGAACACTTAGTCTAGTATTGAAAATAGCAATCTGCTAATAGTCAAAGATGGGTATCAGGTCCAGTATTGAAAATAACAATCAGCTAATAGTTGAAGATGTGTGTCTTTAGGACCCTTCTGAAAATAATGATGAACACTAGTACTCTTATGATAAAAGAAGCTATACCGGCCTGCGTTCCATTTCATAAGTCTGGAGAATTGAATGTGGAGATATATCCTGCAACAGAGAAGCTATTTTCCATGCCACGTTATGAGCATCCTGGACACCAGTGTTCATTCCTGCATCAATCATGTAGAATATAtttagaaaaaaagaagctacAAACAGAAAGGCTTCCCGGTATGTTCATGAGAAGTTCCTTACCAAAACCACCAGCAGGAGGAAAACGATGAGCTGCATCACCAGCAAGTATTACTCGATTATCACAGGCAACAAACTTCTCAGCAACTTCAGCATGCATCACCCATGGCTTTATGTCAATCACATTTATGTCCCCAAGCTCCCAGCCAACTATTTTAAAGATTAACTCCTCACATACCTACAACAGGTAGACTGCTTTCAACAGCTACAACAGTAGAGAGGCCAACCCCTCATTTCAGTGCaaagaggggtgggggggaCAGTAATGTGTTATTAGCTATTCCTCCGAATTTCCTAGATGTCTACCACATTTTAGTGCTGGTAGGGTTAATTATGAACATGTTAATCCAACACTCCCATCATACTACAAGCAGTTCCATTTGATATTTTACAATGCAAAGAACACTGCATAACACCATGGAACATATTTCCACGCTGCTTACACATTGTGAACAGAATGAAAATACCTTGGAACTGAAATCCCTTAGGTTCTGCTGAGGAGGATAGAAGGGCATCTGCAGGGAAAAGGAAGACAACTATTATTATGAGAACACCAACCCAGCATTTATAACTTCCAAGCCAATCAACATTCAAGGTCAGACGTACAACCTGTAATACAAATTCACCTTGGCTGAGATCATGTGCAACAAGAACCCCTATAGCATCCGTATTGAAAATAAAGAACAGCATTCCTGGCCTCTCATGAAGTAGGAATTGTCCAAGGTCTTGGCTCAAAAAATGGATGCTGACAAGTTTTTGTAACTCCCTTTCACCTTGCATACCTATACCCATCAGCTTTCTAACAGTGCTTCCAGCACCATCAGCACCAACAAGAATTTTACAGAGGATAtttctttctgttttcttcCCGTCCTTGATAAAGGAAGCACCCACTGTAAGACAATGATCAGAAGCTTTGATCGAAACACACTCATGTCCCATCAATACCATCCTTTCCCGAAGAAGTCTATGATTAAGTTCTTCAATTCCATCACCATTAGAAATGTGAAATTCAAGATTCTCTAGCTGCTTAAGTAGTAACCTGGTAAGTTTGTACTGTGAAAAATGTGCAACAGATACTGGACTGACTACCTGTTCAAAGtctggaaataaaaaatattaggaTGGATATCTTTATGCTTCATGGTTGGTCAAAACTAAGTCCCAAGGATTATGACAAACATATCCTCAGGAAGGTCtaccagaaaaggaaaaaaaaatagaggtgGAGGATGGCTCTTATGTATGTAGTGTGAGAGTGAACATCAGTCCACTTGGGTCATTTTCTGCACAAGATAAACCGAAAGTAATGGCATGACAAAAAGCCACATTCTTAGTCATGGTGTGTTATATTACCATTTGAACCAACATACCAATTGGACAAAAGTTGAAGATCCTATGGGGATACCCTTGAAGGTGCCTTCTACTGATGAGCCATTGATTGACCACTCCAAAGGATTTCCCTGGGTCAGATTTCAAAAGGGCCTGAAGCAAAACAGAAGGACAAAGGAGTAGGGAAACACTCCCAGGCCAAGGCCCAAGCACTGAGGCAAGGATGAGGAGTAGCATTAACTGAGGCACAGAGTTTCTTTATATATCAGGTAAGATCCATCTACCTAATGAGCATGTTACCCGGATTGAAGTATTTCCTGTTGCATTAAAGGGTTTTAATAAATGAGtttcaaaatatattttctAACTTTTGAAATTTGGTTTTTCCTCCCACAAAGCTTGCACTTTTGTTTTCATGGGATATTCTTTTGGGCAATGCACTTTTTGTGTGGGATCTTTAGTCCCACTCCCACATTGGAAGTGGATGAGAAAGGAGAGAAGTATATACATAGTTATGGGAATTATAAGGGACAAGAGTTCTTAAAGGAACGTATCCCTCCTCCCTTGCGCCGGGGGTGGGTCTGGGTGCTTTTTCACACACGCACGCCAAGCCGGGCTGGGTCGGAGCGGGGCGGCCCAGCCcatcccatctctctctctctctctactttaGGAGAGTGTCGAGTGGCACATCTCAGCCTTCATCAACATCTTAGAACATCAACTTCAATTTGACACACTCTCCTACCGCATGAACACAACAGATAAATCATTCTCGTATAAAATCTTACCCTATTTTACTACAGTTCCtctcattttcatttctcactgcattttctttttattttatgtttactCAAGTCATATAGAACGCAATTACACATTCTCATATTTCTGGATAAGTCATCTGAAAAAATGGATAATGATTCATACCTAATTGTACGCAATCTatatgatgcagattcatcaccaaaataggcttgttttattaggaataagtctagggttgggttctatacatgttgggcctttgatccatgtaataggtcactttacGGACCTAAAGTATGGGCAATAGGGTTTGCATACGAGATTAGATGTTTTAGTTCCacacttagttttattttggtgtttttgctcttaaattgaaccggttcaaccagtGGTTAAATTAAGTGACTttagtagtttttcttttaagtgtttagctgggctggattaggactctgttttgagtctatttcagtttcctagtcagctttaggttacctaatgggttaaggattgagttaggtcttttctttttagtgtaggagtttatttttaaatcttttatataaaattgtaaagggggcaagtattgaacacgaattttgataattataaaaagcttttttgctgctcttcttctccattgaagattttttacttgtgtttgatccaatcgacaccttgcggtgtgagctccgggtggttcttttgaagcttctTTTGGTATTCTTCGtgcaagattcaatttttattcaagtttctccattcaaacaagctgctgccaaggattGTCTATgacaacagtaagtttgaatcatcccaaaCCCCAACCTTTCTTCTCCTAATCTTCTAAACTACCTACCCTAGCATTCCCCCATCTCCAAACCTTTTTCCCATAACCTAATTTTCTGTCCAGACCAAACCAACCATCAAAACCTGCCCATATTTAGATCGAATACTCCCCTGCCCCataggaaaactcgatccaagttgtTGCCCTAGTCAACCCATCCTAacccctagattccatcatcttcttccttttgaaaaccctaaaccctaaatctaacCTTGCTGCCGATTCTAATTAACAAACCTAGACTTGTTAAAACTTAACAacaccttcactgatagactccccaaCATTGACTTGACCTAACCGtaccttcaaaccctaaccctaatttcacaattttcacctattttgcCCTAGCCGAATTACCTAGTTCATAGCAGATCtaggttattggcttctagttggtctcctaccaatctaaaACTACATTACCAtcttttcactttttggttttggtggaAGCAATTTATGACAATCCACGGGCATATTGATTACTGCCaacatttttttcaaattaaacatctaacaaaatgcaatAAATCCCCTTTTCTTGTTATGAACCTAGTACCTGACAAAACAAATTACATGTGTATGATAAACATTTATTGTGCCCCCTATAAGCAGAATATGAATAAAATCATGTATTTAAAAAATACTTTTATGAGAAAGTGTTCCTTTTGAGCTTTTATGTCTCCCTTTAGGGATGCAGAAATGCCTctcacaaaaaattaaaagaaataaaacccaGACAGCCCTTATTCTTAAGCAACCATTAGAATTGATGGATTCAGAAGTGAGGTTATTAGTATGATGAAGTAACCATACCTTGAGGTTGCATATGATCTACTGACCCAAGAATATAACCCGAAAGCGAGGTGCAGTATATGAACTTCCTCCATAAATCTACTGGTGGCTGCAACTTTTGGATCTCCTTTGCCAGGCCATTCAATTTGCGGAACACCTGATGAGGGGCTCTAAATTAAAGCAGAACTAAAAATTTGACGAAAATTTTATTACTAATAGGAAAGCCAATCTTAATCAATCCTCAGATAAGAACAAAACCTCCATAGATCGATTATTTATAAAGTGCGCTTGTGGATGTTGAGAAAAGGTTTTGCTTTTCTCTAAAACCGCACACTTGACACCTACAGAAGTCAAAAGATTAATATACCAAAGCAAAATTTCTAGCATTACTTCCACCTtaactaaaaacaaaaagagattaTTTAATAGGTTATTTTCTTGGCAGGCTAGAAGAGTTAAGATCCTAAATAGAAGTTGTAATTTTACACAAACTTAGCCTGCCCTCAGAATAGAAAGCTTATTATTAACGCCTTAAAAGATTAGAGTAATTTTCTTGAGTGAGATTGAAGACACCAATAAATTATGCACAAACTTACTAATCATATATTATGATCAAGTTTACTTCTTAAGTTGAGTTATATATGTTGTTGTGTGCTGATATGCATTGTTGTAACTCTTACTTAACAGCTCATAAGCGGttgcaacatggtatcagagtcaaGATGTCGGATATTCGATCCCTGTTAAGTGTGAGGGGTTTATGTTATGTGTTATTGTTCCCCAACGCAATATGCCCCTTGGTGCCACGTGCAAAGCCGtgtgtgggtgggtgggtgggtggggtgggggggctGCACGTGTGGAGGAGGGGgtgttgtgtgttgatataTATTGTTGTAACCCTTACTTAAccagctcgagcttttgggataagcggttgtaagttgtaacaatataaataaataaaaaaaaggttgaaAATTATGTTCTTTCATATTCTCGTAATTTTGTCCCAGATAGACACTTTAAATACAAAGCACACAAATAAAGAAATCTCACATACAAGTACTTCAAGATCAGAAACCCTTGACAAAGACGAacagacacacacacaaatagagagaaatagagagttAGTGGAGGCAGGATTACTACGCGAAGTCCAATGGTTTGACCAACAAGTCAAAAATCCAAGCCATGAAGAACTGCCTAAATATTTAAATTCTGACAAATATATGATATATAGGTTGGGGCAAGTGAAAAACTCTGACAAATATAGGATATATATGTTGAGGCAAGTGAACTGTTGGGACTACTCAAGCGTTCCAATTCAGATTCATCTTATCATTCAAATTGCATGTCAAAATGCAAATTAATGGATTTTGGTCCCCCAATGGTATGCGGGTAAGAAACTAGTCGCTTACCCTTCATGAAAATGGCTGAACCAACTGGTCTGAACAGTGAGATAAACCATGCCATCTAATACTAAATTACATTAGTTTGTGGAAAATGAATGTTGAAAGTTTAGAAATGGAAATCCTTAAGATTTTAGCCAGGTTAAGTTAGTAATCTATCTGAGCATCCTGATGCAGTAATAATGCATTATTATGctagaaaggagaaagaaaaccaGTTCCTATGGGTTGGATTGGTTTTGTCTGGTTCAATTAACAAGTTCTCCGATTTCGGACTGGCATATGTACTGTTCACATATTACTGTTCAGGCCAgattatttttggattttatttccttattcttattattacggaagctatttacctaattaggagacttatggaaagatatagagattgcaagaagtatcttcatatggtttttattgacATAAAAAAAAGCTTATAACAGAGTCCCTatagagttaatctggcaagtactagagaagaaaagtgtttcaaataaatatgtggacataattaaaaatatgtatGATGAAgcggtgacaagtgtaagaactatAGGCGGACAAAGCagtgaattctcaattacaattgaGTTACATCAAGGTTCAGCTTTAAaaccttatttgtttgcgcttatcatggatgatttaaccagagacatttaagatgagattccttggtgtatgctttttttttatgatagtgttttggtggatgagacaaaagcagggattaacaccaaattaaagttatggagatcaaccttggaatcaaaa
The nucleotide sequence above comes from Telopea speciosissima isolate NSW1024214 ecotype Mountain lineage chromosome 3, Tspe_v1, whole genome shotgun sequence. Encoded proteins:
- the LOC122654255 gene encoding 2,4-dichlorophenol 6-monooxygenase-like, with protein sequence MEVPRFMMRFKGFSSTRIKLYPFEHLPRRSFSDLKENFSCNDEVLPVLIVGAGPVGLVLSILLTKLGVKCAVLEKSKTFSQHPQAHFINNRSMEVFRKLNGLAKEIQKLQPPVDLWRKFIYCTSLSGYILGSVDHMQPQDFEQVVSPVSVAHFSQYKLTRLLLKQLENLEFHISNGDGIEELNHRLLRERMVLMGHECVSIKASDHCLTVGASFIKDGKKTERNILCKILVGADGAGSTVRKLMGIGMQGERELQKLVSIHFLSQDLGQFLLHERPGMLFFIFNTDAIGVLVAHDLSQGEFVLQMPFYPPQQNLRDFSSKVCEELIFKIVGWELGDINVIDIKPWVMHAEVAEKFVACDNRVILAGDAAHRFPPAGGFGMNTGVQDAHNVAWKIASLLQDISPHSILQTYEMERRPIAIFNTRLSVQNFKAAMAVPTALGLDPAAANSVHRIINSGMGSILPSGVQRAILDGIFAAGRAQVSESLLNDNNPLGSLRLAKLRRIFDEGKSLQLQFPAEDLGFRYLEGALVPENYKASHASEAPNGRRRDYVPSAEPGLRLPHMNVRMLPKLSSEEVFSTLDLVSGDKVEFLLIIAPKNESYNLAQAALKVVDGFGVSLKICVMWPPGSVKEIDANKTALMSSKDCIHVEEIRRASPSPSWWDICEMTDRGAILVRPDEHIAWWTKSEVSDPTSEMENVFSLVLMGKKTCL